In a genomic window of Micromonospora cremea:
- a CDS encoding permease prefix domain 1-containing protein, whose product MNTLTDRYLAATLRSVPTQRRDEIATELRASIEDMIEDRTGSGQDTTTAEREVLTELGNPDLLAARYADRRLQLIGPAYYLVWLRLLKLLLSFIPAIVGTVVAVIDAADGKGFGAIGTGIATAIQVAVQVAFWLTLTFALIERFQPTMDLPDWTVDQLPDAPVHRDISLADTIASVAMLVLTIGYLPFQHYKSWVEDDAGDNLPILDPALWSFWLPALIAVLLGSVVFEIVKYRIGRWSWPLFAVKALLNVAFAVPVVWLALTDRLLNPALGERLSWLADGDNRNTLGALIALGAAVVLVWDLIDTAMKTRRQTA is encoded by the coding sequence ATGAACACCCTGACCGACCGCTACCTCGCCGCCACCCTGCGCTCGGTGCCCACCCAGCGCCGGGACGAGATCGCCACCGAGCTGCGCGCCTCCATCGAGGACATGATCGAGGACCGGACCGGCAGCGGCCAGGACACGACCACCGCCGAGCGCGAGGTGCTCACCGAGCTGGGCAACCCTGACCTGCTGGCCGCCCGGTACGCCGACCGCCGGCTGCAGCTCATCGGCCCGGCCTACTACCTGGTCTGGCTGCGGCTGCTGAAGCTGCTGCTCAGCTTCATCCCGGCGATCGTCGGCACGGTGGTCGCGGTCATCGACGCGGCGGACGGCAAGGGTTTCGGGGCGATCGGGACCGGCATCGCCACCGCCATCCAGGTGGCCGTGCAGGTCGCGTTCTGGCTCACCCTGACCTTCGCCCTCATCGAGCGGTTCCAACCCACCATGGACCTGCCCGACTGGACCGTCGACCAGCTGCCCGACGCGCCGGTGCACCGAGACATCTCCCTCGCCGACACCATCGCGTCGGTGGCCATGCTGGTGCTGACCATCGGCTACCTGCCCTTCCAGCACTACAAGTCCTGGGTCGAGGACGACGCCGGTGACAACCTCCCGATCCTCGACCCGGCGCTCTGGTCGTTCTGGCTGCCGGCGCTGATCGCGGTGCTGCTGGGCAGCGTGGTGTTCGAGATCGTCAAGTACCGGATCGGGCGCTGGAGCTGGCCGCTCTTCGCGGTGAAGGCCCTGCTCAACGTGGCGTTCGCGGTGCCGGTGGTGTGGTTGGCGCTCACCGACCGGCTGCTCAACCCGGCCCTCGGCGAGCGGCTGAGCTGGCTGGCGGACGGGGACAACCGGAACACCCTCGGCGCCCTCATCGCACTGGGCGCGGCCGTGGTCCTGGTCTGGGACCTGATCGACACCGCCATGAAGACCCGCCGCCAGACCGCATGA
- a CDS encoding PadR family transcriptional regulator yields the protein MVSEDVLRTHLQELRRGTVVVASLVALRRPDYGYALLQRLTDHGFPVDANTLYPLLRRLEDQGLLTSEWNTEESRPRKFYRTSDEGESMLNRLLDDLAAVQTSITGLIQGVDR from the coding sequence ATGGTTAGCGAGGACGTTCTACGGACGCACCTACAGGAGCTGCGTCGAGGCACCGTCGTGGTGGCCAGCCTGGTCGCGTTGCGCCGACCGGACTACGGCTACGCACTGCTGCAACGGCTCACCGACCACGGCTTCCCGGTGGACGCCAACACGCTCTACCCACTGCTGCGCCGGCTGGAGGACCAGGGCCTGCTGACCAGCGAGTGGAACACCGAGGAGAGCCGGCCGCGCAAGTTCTACCGGACCAGCGACGAGGGCGAGTCGATGCTGAACCGGCTCCTCGACGACCTCGCCGCCGTGCAGACCTCCATCACCGGGCTGATCCAAGGAGTGGACCGATGA
- a CDS encoding low temperature requirement protein A, which produces MPVTGGPRRPLTRMAQGPQRADLLELFFDLAFIASLTLTSQKMAAEQTWTGIGQALLALSTLWAVWVTTTLITDTYSPRNRPIPYLILGIMFGVMLMSAALPTAFRDHGLIFGGTWAAINLGRGLVLIRSLRRRQGQERSLRALVWNLVSGTLWVVGGLVADPGWRLVVWLAALAVDYIAFGFRFPIPGRAPLPQYQVAPEHLAERYQQIYILTLGELVLVSVLSLSHQPFTPGRIGAFGIAFLTAVVLWWSYAQGAGATLRDAIEASPHRSRLVQTNPYAHWLMVVGVVSTAAGIERIIAQPGERPGAPMTALILGGAGLFLFGRAVLEHEVYGRVPLSHVIGVVAAIALAPPAAHLAGLALGVAVALVLLAVAAAEFVRARHRPAPAPATP; this is translated from the coding sequence ATGCCGGTGACGGGCGGTCCGCGCCGGCCGCTGACCCGCATGGCGCAGGGGCCGCAGCGTGCGGACCTGCTGGAGCTGTTCTTCGACCTTGCCTTCATCGCCAGCCTGACCCTGACGTCGCAGAAGATGGCGGCCGAGCAGACCTGGACCGGCATCGGCCAGGCGTTGCTCGCCCTGTCGACGCTGTGGGCGGTGTGGGTGACCACGACGTTGATCACCGACACCTACAGTCCGCGGAATCGACCGATCCCCTACCTGATCCTGGGCATCATGTTCGGCGTCATGCTGATGTCCGCCGCGCTGCCGACGGCGTTCCGTGACCACGGACTGATCTTCGGTGGGACCTGGGCCGCGATCAACCTGGGCCGGGGGCTGGTGCTCATCCGCTCCCTGCGCCGTCGGCAGGGGCAGGAACGCTCCCTCCGCGCCCTGGTCTGGAACCTCGTCTCGGGGACCCTCTGGGTGGTCGGCGGCCTCGTGGCCGACCCCGGGTGGCGGCTCGTCGTGTGGCTCGCCGCGCTGGCCGTGGACTACATCGCGTTCGGGTTCCGCTTCCCCATTCCCGGTCGGGCGCCCCTGCCGCAGTATCAGGTGGCGCCGGAGCACCTTGCCGAGCGGTACCAGCAGATCTACATCCTCACTCTGGGCGAACTCGTCCTGGTCAGCGTCCTCAGCCTGAGCCACCAGCCCTTCACGCCCGGTCGGATCGGCGCCTTCGGCATCGCGTTCCTGACGGCCGTGGTGCTCTGGTGGAGCTACGCCCAGGGAGCGGGGGCGACACTCCGCGACGCCATCGAGGCGTCACCGCACCGGTCCCGGCTGGTGCAGACCAACCCGTACGCCCACTGGTTGATGGTGGTCGGGGTGGTGAGCACGGCCGCCGGCATCGAACGGATCATCGCGCAGCCGGGCGAGCGGCCCGGCGCCCCGATGACCGCGCTCATCCTGGGTGGCGCCGGGCTCTTCCTCTTCGGTCGGGCGGTCCTGGAACACGAGGTCTACGGGCGGGTCCCGCTGTCCCACGTCATCGGTGTCGTCGCGGCGATCGCCCTGGCGCCGCCCGCGGCGCACCTGGCCGGTCTGGCGCTGGGCGTCGCCGTCGCTCTGGTGCTGCTGGCGGTCGCGGCCGCCGAGTTCGTCCGGGCCCGGCACCGTCCCGCCCCGGCTCCGGCGACACCGTGA
- a CDS encoding RNA polymerase sigma factor, whose protein sequence is MPLGDDVDTLARSAAHGDRVALDALLVAVRPEVLRLCARFLPNREDAEEACQDTLLAVARGITRFEARSSFHTWLHRLSANRARSTYRALRRRWLLEAGNVPLPDRADPRRTSVVAGTRLDLLDALDAVRPDLAEVVTLRDVLGLSYQEIATLLEVPEGTVKSRLHLARREVRQRLGDAAS, encoded by the coding sequence ATGCCCCTCGGAGACGACGTCGACACCCTGGCCCGGTCCGCCGCGCACGGCGACCGGGTGGCGTTGGACGCCCTGCTGGTCGCGGTGCGGCCGGAGGTGCTCCGACTGTGCGCCCGGTTCCTGCCCAACCGGGAGGACGCCGAGGAAGCCTGCCAGGACACGCTGCTGGCCGTGGCCCGCGGCATCACCCGGTTCGAGGCGCGCTCCTCGTTCCACACCTGGCTGCACCGGCTGAGCGCCAACCGGGCACGGTCGACCTACCGGGCCCTGCGCCGGCGCTGGCTGTTGGAGGCGGGGAACGTGCCGCTGCCCGACCGGGCCGATCCCCGGCGGACCAGCGTCGTCGCCGGCACCCGCCTGGACCTGCTCGACGCGCTCGACGCGGTGCGACCCGACCTCGCCGAGGTGGTGACGTTACGGGACGTCCTCGGGCTCAGCTACCAGGAGATCGCCACCCTGCTGGAGGTGCCGGAGGGCACGGTGAAGTCCCGGCTGCACCTCGCCCGGCGGGAGGTCCGGCAGCGGCTCGGCGACGCGGCGAGCTGA
- a CDS encoding L-threonylcarbamoyladenylate synthase gives MARYYDVHPENPQPRVIRQVADLIRDGGLVAYPTDSCYALGCRLGDREGLDRIREIRRLDDRHHFTLVCRDFAQLGQFVHVSNSVFRLVKASTPGSYTFILPATREVPRRMLHPKKRTVGVRVPRHTVTQALLAELGEPLVSSTLALPGEDEPMTQGWEIKERLDHLLDAVVDAGDCGKEPTTVVDLSGPEPEILRRGAGDPSRFE, from the coding sequence ATGGCGAGGTACTACGACGTACACCCGGAGAACCCGCAGCCGCGGGTCATCCGCCAGGTCGCTGACCTGATCCGCGACGGCGGCCTGGTCGCCTACCCGACGGACTCGTGCTACGCGCTCGGCTGCCGTCTGGGCGACCGGGAGGGCCTGGACCGGATCCGCGAGATCCGCCGGCTCGACGATCGGCACCATTTCACCCTGGTGTGTCGCGACTTCGCCCAGCTCGGCCAGTTCGTCCACGTCAGCAACTCGGTCTTCCGCCTGGTGAAGGCGTCCACCCCGGGCAGCTACACCTTCATCCTGCCGGCCACCCGTGAGGTGCCCCGCCGGATGCTGCACCCCAAGAAGCGCACCGTCGGCGTCCGTGTGCCCCGGCACACCGTCACCCAGGCGCTCCTGGCCGAGCTGGGCGAGCCGCTGGTGTCGAGCACCCTGGCCCTGCCCGGCGAGGACGAGCCGATGACCCAGGGGTGGGAGATCAAGGAACGGCTCGACCACCTGCTCGACGCGGTGGTCGACGCGGGCGACTGCGGAAAGGAACCGACGACGGTGGTCGACCTGTCCGGGCCCGAGCCGGAGATCCTGCGCCGGGGCGCCGGCGACCCGTCCCGCTTCGAGTAA
- the dnaE gene encoding DNA polymerase III subunit alpha, which produces MADSFAHLHVHTEYSMLDGAARLKDLFAEANRLGMPAVAITDHGNMHGANDFYNQAMAAGITPILGVEAYVAPESRYHKARVKWGRPEQKSDDISGNGAITHKTMWAKNAQGLKNLFTLNSRASMEGHYVKWPRMDMELIAEHAEGIMATTGCPSGAVQTRLRLGQFDEALKVAASYQDIFGKDNYFLEIMDHGLSIERRVRDGLTEIARKLDIPPVVTNDSHYTHEAQATAHDVLLCVQTGSNIDDPNRFRFEGGGYFIKSADQMRAVDSSELWQQGCRNTLLVAEKVDPTGMFEFHNLMPRFPVPEGETEESWFRKETFAGLARRYPGGIPEGHVVQAEYELGVINQMGFPSYFLVVADFIQWAKNQGIAVGPGRGSAAGSLVAYALGITDLDPIQHGLIFERFLNPERVSMPDVDIDFDERRRGEVIKYVTDKWGEDKVAQIATFGTIKAKAAIKDSARVLGFPYAVGDRITKAMPPAVMGKDIPLTGIFDPKHSRYAEAGEIRGLYESDPDVRKVIDTAKGIEGLIRQTGVHAAGVIMSAEPIIEHIPLMRRDADGAIITQFDYPTCESLGLLKMDFLGLRNLTIIDDAVKNIELNHDRKLDLLALPLDDKAAYELLARGDTLGVFQLDGGPMRSLLRLMKPDNFEDISAVLALYRPGPMGVDSHTNYALRKNGLQEITPIHPELEEPLREILAPTHGLIVYQEQVQRAAQILAGYTLGQADLLRRAMGKKKKEILDKEFIPFRDGCRERGYSDEAIQAVWDVLVPFAGYAFNKAHSAAYGLVSYWTAYLKAHYPAEYMAGLLTSVGDDKDKMALYLSECRRMRIQVLPPDVNTSAGPFTPVGTDIRFGLAAVRNVGANVVASIMRCRAEKGDYTDFYDFLSKVDAVVCNKKTIESLIKAGAFDSLGHPRKGLLAVHADAIDAYADVKRKEAVGQYDLFGAGFGDADTGSTTVMPVIGDSEWEKRDKLAFEREMLGLYVSDHPLFGLEHILGAAADTTIAALAEEGAVPDGAVVTLAGILSGVQRRVTKQGRAWASATLEDLAGGVETLFFPNTYEVIGQYIAEDAIVVVKGRVDRRDDTPRIMAMDMSMPDVSTSATNKPVTLTIPVHRCTPPLVERLKETLVLHPGDTEVHVKLLNGGRTTTLRLGPFRVAATTALMGDLKSVLGPANVS; this is translated from the coding sequence ATGGCCGATTCGTTCGCGCATCTGCACGTGCACACCGAGTACTCGATGCTCGACGGAGCGGCCCGGCTCAAGGACCTGTTCGCCGAGGCCAACCGGCTGGGCATGCCGGCGGTGGCGATCACCGACCACGGCAACATGCACGGGGCGAACGACTTCTACAACCAGGCGATGGCCGCCGGGATCACCCCGATCCTGGGCGTCGAGGCGTACGTGGCGCCCGAGTCGCGCTATCACAAGGCGCGGGTCAAGTGGGGTCGGCCGGAGCAGAAGAGCGACGACATCTCCGGTAACGGCGCGATCACCCACAAGACCATGTGGGCGAAGAACGCGCAGGGCCTGAAGAACCTGTTCACCCTCAACTCCCGCGCGTCCATGGAGGGGCACTACGTCAAGTGGCCCCGGATGGACATGGAGCTGATCGCCGAGCACGCCGAGGGCATCATGGCGACCACCGGCTGCCCCTCCGGCGCGGTGCAGACCCGGCTGCGGCTGGGTCAGTTCGACGAGGCGCTCAAGGTCGCCGCCAGCTACCAGGACATCTTCGGCAAGGACAACTACTTCCTGGAGATCATGGATCACGGCCTCTCCATCGAGCGCCGGGTCCGCGACGGGCTCACCGAGATCGCCCGCAAGCTCGACATCCCGCCGGTGGTCACCAACGACTCGCACTACACGCACGAGGCGCAGGCCACCGCGCACGACGTGCTGCTGTGCGTGCAGACCGGCAGCAACATCGACGACCCGAACCGGTTCCGGTTCGAGGGCGGCGGCTACTTCATCAAGAGCGCCGACCAGATGCGCGCGGTCGACTCCTCCGAGCTGTGGCAGCAGGGCTGCCGCAACACCCTGCTGGTCGCCGAGAAGGTCGACCCGACCGGGATGTTCGAGTTCCACAACCTGATGCCGCGCTTCCCGGTCCCGGAGGGGGAGACCGAGGAGTCCTGGTTCCGCAAGGAGACCTTCGCCGGGCTGGCCCGCCGCTACCCGGGCGGCATTCCGGAGGGGCACGTCGTCCAGGCCGAGTACGAGCTGGGCGTCATCAACCAGATGGGCTTCCCGTCGTACTTCCTCGTGGTCGCCGATTTCATCCAGTGGGCGAAGAACCAGGGCATCGCGGTGGGCCCGGGCCGTGGGTCGGCCGCCGGCTCGCTCGTCGCGTACGCGCTGGGCATCACCGACCTTGACCCGATCCAGCACGGCCTGATCTTCGAGCGGTTCCTCAACCCCGAGCGGGTCTCGATGCCGGATGTCGACATCGACTTCGACGAGCGCCGGCGCGGTGAGGTGATCAAGTACGTCACCGACAAGTGGGGCGAGGACAAGGTTGCCCAGATCGCCACCTTCGGCACGATCAAGGCGAAGGCCGCGATCAAGGACTCGGCCCGGGTGCTCGGTTTCCCGTACGCGGTCGGCGACCGGATCACCAAGGCCATGCCGCCGGCCGTGATGGGCAAGGACATCCCGCTCACCGGCATCTTCGACCCGAAGCACTCCCGCTACGCGGAGGCCGGCGAGATCCGTGGCCTGTACGAGTCCGACCCGGACGTGCGCAAGGTGATCGACACGGCCAAGGGCATCGAGGGGCTGATCCGGCAGACCGGTGTGCACGCCGCCGGCGTCATCATGTCCGCCGAGCCGATCATCGAACACATCCCGTTGATGCGCCGCGACGCCGACGGGGCGATCATCACGCAGTTCGACTACCCGACCTGCGAGTCGCTCGGGCTGCTGAAGATGGACTTCCTCGGCCTGCGCAACCTGACGATCATCGACGACGCGGTCAAGAACATCGAGCTCAACCACGACAGGAAGCTCGACCTGCTGGCCCTGCCGTTGGACGACAAGGCCGCCTACGAGCTGCTGGCCCGCGGCGACACCCTCGGCGTGTTCCAGCTCGACGGCGGGCCGATGCGCTCGCTGCTGCGACTGATGAAGCCGGACAACTTCGAGGACATCTCCGCCGTCCTGGCGCTGTACCGGCCCGGCCCGATGGGCGTCGACTCGCACACCAACTACGCGCTGCGCAAGAACGGCCTCCAGGAGATCACGCCGATCCACCCGGAGCTGGAGGAGCCGCTACGGGAGATCCTGGCGCCCACCCACGGCCTGATCGTCTACCAGGAGCAGGTGCAGCGCGCGGCGCAGATCCTCGCCGGCTACACCCTCGGTCAGGCAGACCTGCTGCGCCGGGCGATGGGCAAGAAGAAGAAGGAGATCCTCGACAAGGAGTTCATCCCGTTCCGGGACGGCTGCCGCGAGCGCGGCTACTCCGACGAGGCGATCCAGGCGGTGTGGGACGTCCTGGTGCCGTTCGCCGGGTACGCCTTCAACAAGGCGCACTCCGCCGCGTACGGCCTGGTCTCCTACTGGACCGCGTACCTCAAGGCGCACTACCCGGCCGAGTACATGGCGGGGCTGCTGACCAGCGTCGGCGACGACAAGGACAAGATGGCCCTCTATCTGTCCGAGTGTCGCCGGATGCGCATCCAGGTGCTGCCGCCGGACGTGAACACCTCGGCCGGGCCCTTCACCCCGGTCGGCACGGACATCCGCTTCGGCCTGGCCGCGGTGCGTAACGTCGGCGCGAACGTGGTCGCCTCGATCATGCGCTGCCGGGCGGAGAAGGGCGACTACACCGACTTCTACGACTTCCTGTCCAAGGTGGACGCGGTGGTCTGCAACAAGAAGACGATCGAATCGCTGATCAAGGCCGGTGCCTTCGACTCGCTCGGGCACCCGCGCAAGGGCCTGCTCGCGGTGCACGCCGACGCCATCGACGCGTACGCCGACGTCAAGCGCAAGGAGGCGGTCGGCCAGTACGACCTCTTCGGCGCGGGCTTCGGTGACGCCGACACCGGCAGCACGACGGTGATGCCGGTCATCGGCGACAGTGAGTGGGAGAAGCGGGACAAGCTGGCCTTCGAGCGCGAGATGCTCGGCCTGTACGTCTCCGACCACCCGCTGTTCGGCCTGGAGCACATCCTCGGCGCGGCGGCCGACACCACCATCGCCGCGCTGGCCGAGGAGGGCGCGGTCCCCGACGGCGCGGTGGTCACCCTCGCCGGCATCCTCTCCGGGGTGCAGCGCCGGGTCACCAAGCAGGGCCGGGCCTGGGCCTCGGCGACCCTGGAGGACCTGGCCGGCGGGGTGGAGACGCTGTTCTTCCCCAACACCTACGAGGTGATCGGGCAGTACATCGCCGAGGACGCCATCGTGGTGGTCAAGGGGCGGGTGGACCGCCGCGACGACACCCCACGCATCATGGCGATGGACATGTCCATGCCGGACGTCAGCACCAGCGCCACCAACAAGCCGGTCACCCTCACCATCCCCGTGCACCGGTGCACGCCGCCGCTGGTGGAGCGGCTCAAGGAGACCCTGGTGCTGCACCCCGGCGACACCGAGGTGCACGTCAAGCTGCTCAACGGCGGCCGGACCACCACCCTGCGGCTGGGTCCGTTCCGGGTGGCGGCCACGACCGCGCTGATGGGTGACCTGAAGAGCGTCCTCGGCCCGGCCAACGTGAGCTGA
- the abc-f gene encoding ribosomal protection-like ABC-F family protein translates to MSDAFIVCSNLSFSWPDDTPVFSELSFTVPGGRTGLVAPNGAGKSTLLRLIAGELTPSGGSVTVDGVLGYLPQTLPLAGDLTVAEVLGVAERIAALHAIEAGDASEEHFATIGDDWDIEERTRAELDRLGLGELTLDRRLHTLSGGQVVSLGLAAQLLRRPDVLLLDEPTNNLDLEARHKLYDVLSEWTGCLLLVSHDRELLDRMDRIAELDRGEIRWYGGNFTAYIEAVQAAREVAESNIRNAEQEVKREKREMQQARERADRRASNASRNLKNAGLPKIFAGTMKRGAQEAAGKARETHSARVGQAQARLDEAGRALREEDRIVVDLPDTTVPAGRTVFTGQGMRARFDDREVFAGDGADLVIRGPERIALTGPNGAGKSTLLRLIDGDLEPAGGEIRRADGRIAYLSQRLDLLDLDRTVAENFAAYAPSLPDAQRMNLLARFLFRGARVQLPVGVLSGGERLRATLACVLCAEPAPQLLLLDEPTNNLDLVSVAQLESALSAYQGAFVVVSHDERFLAEIGVQRWLRLADGQLREIAAPDRG, encoded by the coding sequence ATGTCTGATGCATTCATTGTCTGCTCGAACCTGTCCTTCTCCTGGCCGGACGACACCCCGGTCTTCTCGGAGCTGTCCTTCACCGTCCCCGGCGGCCGCACCGGTCTGGTCGCGCCCAACGGCGCCGGCAAGAGCACGCTGCTGCGGCTGATCGCCGGGGAGCTGACGCCCAGTGGCGGCAGCGTCACCGTCGACGGGGTGCTCGGTTACCTCCCGCAGACCCTGCCGCTGGCCGGCGACCTGACCGTGGCCGAGGTGCTGGGCGTCGCCGAGCGGATCGCGGCGCTGCACGCCATCGAGGCCGGCGACGCCAGCGAGGAGCACTTCGCCACGATCGGCGACGACTGGGACATCGAGGAGCGCACCCGCGCCGAGTTGGACCGCCTCGGCCTGGGCGAGCTGACGCTCGACCGGCGGCTGCACACCCTCAGCGGAGGCCAGGTGGTCTCCCTCGGCCTGGCGGCGCAGCTGCTCCGACGCCCCGACGTGCTGCTGCTCGACGAGCCGACCAACAACCTGGACCTGGAGGCCCGGCACAAGCTCTACGACGTGCTGTCCGAGTGGACCGGCTGCCTGCTGCTGGTCAGCCACGACCGGGAACTGCTGGACCGGATGGACCGCATCGCCGAGCTGGACCGCGGCGAGATCCGCTGGTACGGCGGCAACTTCACCGCGTACATCGAGGCGGTGCAGGCGGCGCGGGAGGTGGCCGAGAGCAACATCCGCAACGCCGAGCAGGAGGTCAAGCGGGAGAAGCGGGAGATGCAGCAGGCCCGCGAGCGAGCGGACCGGCGGGCCAGCAACGCCAGCCGCAACCTGAAGAACGCCGGCCTGCCGAAGATCTTCGCCGGCACCATGAAGCGGGGCGCGCAGGAGGCCGCCGGGAAGGCCCGCGAGACACACTCGGCCCGGGTCGGCCAGGCCCAGGCCCGGCTCGACGAGGCCGGACGGGCGTTGCGCGAGGAGGACCGGATCGTCGTGGACCTGCCGGACACCACCGTCCCGGCCGGCCGCACGGTCTTCACCGGACAGGGGATGCGGGCCCGCTTCGACGACCGGGAGGTGTTCGCCGGCGACGGCGCCGACCTGGTGATCCGGGGGCCGGAGCGGATCGCGCTCACCGGGCCCAACGGCGCCGGCAAGTCGACCCTGCTGCGCCTCATCGACGGCGACCTGGAACCGGCCGGCGGCGAGATCCGGCGGGCCGACGGCCGGATCGCGTACCTGTCGCAGCGGCTGGACCTGCTGGACCTCGACCGTACGGTGGCGGAGAACTTCGCCGCGTACGCGCCGAGCCTGCCGGACGCGCAGCGGATGAACCTGCTCGCCCGGTTCCTGTTCCGGGGCGCCCGGGTGCAGCTGCCGGTCGGGGTGCTCTCCGGCGGTGAGCGGCTGCGCGCCACGCTGGCCTGCGTGCTCTGCGCCGAACCGGCGCCGCAACTGCTGCTGCTCGACGAGCCGACCAACAACCTGGACCTGGTCAGCGTCGCGCAGCTGGAGAGCGCGCTGAGCGCGTACCAGGGTGCGTTCGTGGTGGTCAGCCACGACGAACGGTTCCTGGCCGAGATCGGCGTGCAGCGCTGGCTGCGGCTGGCCGACGGCCAGCTGCGGGAGATCGCGGCCCCCGACCGGGGCTGA
- a CDS encoding response regulator: MTDIRVLVVEDEPLLAEAHAAYTERVPGFVVVGVAHTARAAMAALRANDGGDVDLVLLDFRLPDLHGLDVCRALRAAGSSVDVLAVTSARDLAVVRTAVSLGVTHYLLKPFTFAAFRDKLERYADYRAQALADGEVAAQHEVDRMFATLRGTAGHSLPKGLDAETLNRVRAALTDGSRAEVGLSATEVSARTGISRVTARRYLEYLVTVDRAARRPRYGTPGRPEVEYRPR, encoded by the coding sequence ATGACCGACATCCGGGTGCTGGTCGTCGAGGACGAGCCGCTGCTGGCGGAGGCGCACGCGGCGTACACCGAGCGGGTTCCCGGTTTTGTGGTGGTCGGGGTGGCGCACACGGCGCGGGCGGCGATGGCGGCGCTGCGCGCCAACGACGGCGGCGACGTCGACCTGGTGCTGCTCGACTTCCGGCTGCCCGACCTGCACGGCCTGGACGTCTGCCGGGCGCTGCGCGCGGCCGGCAGCAGCGTCGACGTGCTGGCGGTGACCTCGGCGCGGGACCTGGCGGTGGTGCGCACCGCGGTGTCCCTCGGGGTGACCCACTACCTGCTCAAGCCGTTCACCTTCGCCGCGTTCCGCGACAAGCTGGAACGTTACGCCGACTACCGCGCGCAGGCGCTCGCCGATGGTGAGGTGGCCGCCCAGCACGAGGTGGACCGGATGTTCGCCACCCTGCGCGGCACGGCCGGGCATAGCCTGCCCAAGGGCCTCGACGCCGAGACCCTAAACCGGGTACGCGCCGCCCTCACGGACGGGAGCCGCGCGGAGGTGGGGCTCTCCGCGACCGAGGTGAGCGCGCGTACCGGCATCTCGCGGGTGACCGCCCGCCGCTACCTGGAGTACCTGGTGACCGTCGACCGGGCCGCGCGCCGACCCCGCTACGGCACCCCCGGCCGCCCCGAGGTCGAGTACCGGCCTCGCTGA